Proteins encoded in a region of the Planococcus citri chromosome 1, ihPlaCitr1.1, whole genome shotgun sequence genome:
- the LOC135841608 gene encoding probable cytochrome P450 6a13, with protein sequence MFAYILSTLSLLIVTLFLCVCYYFKKSHEFFSQYGIPHLKPHWLFGNMKDVVLMKKALWLGMKEMYQKLPSEKFAGVYTLYTPSVMIRDPELIKVILIKDFSYFQDRGIPTYREVEPMSDNLFTLTGDDWKNLRIKLTSTYTSLKMKMMFPLVKKCAEDIRPALDKYFESGQDFEGKDLAARFMTDVIGSCAFGVDTHSLEDPDSEFRKMGRNIFVPRWQAILRLLVPAIPASFVKHFKLQFFALEICDYFMKIVKDMVKYRAENQVTRGDFLDLLIEMKNSKDSEKVKDEQTEADLSKFMSQIGKQMVKKDVDLTIELMAAQCFIFFVGGFEGGASTIMYMLFELAQHPEIQDKVRQEILSTLESNEGELTYEMMKSMTYLNMVIDETLRRYPVGGALLLRECRENYKIPDSNAIIKKGTRVIIPAIGLHYDEKYYEKPDEFYPEHFSEEAKSKRHHFAYMPFGEGPRICIGQRFAKMQLIVGAIYLLKDFAFELSPKTKVPLEYSFGGLMLVKDGIWLRCQPL encoded by the exons ATGTTCGCGTACATCCTAAGCACGTTATCGCTACTGATCGTAACGTTGTTTTTATGCGTTTGctactattttaaaaaatcgcacgAATTTTTCAGCCAGTATGGGATTCCGCATCTCAAACCTCATTGGCTTTTTGGCAACATGAAAGACgttgttttgatgaaaaaagcgcTATGGTTGGGTATGAAGgaaatgtaccaaaaattaccgtcaGAAAAATTCGCCGGAGTGTATACGTTATACACGCCATCGGTCATGATACGCGATCCTGAATTAATCAAGGTGATTTTAATTAAGGACTTTTCCTATTTTCAAGATCGAGGTATTCCTACATACAGGGAGGTCGAACCGATGTCTGATAATTTATTCACATTGACAG GAGACGACTGGAAAAACCTCAGAATAAAACTGACCAGCACGTACAccagtttaaaaatgaaaatgatgtttccTTTGGTGAAGAAATGCGCCGAAGATATCAGACCAGCATTGGACAAATACTTCGAAAGTGGTCAAGATTTCGAAGGCAAAGATCTCGCGGCCAGATTCATGACAGATGTAATAGGCAGCTGCGCTTTTGGAGTAGACACACACTCATTAGAAGACCCAGActctgaatttcgaaaaatgggcCGAAATATTTTCGTACCCAG atgGCAAGCAATTCTACGTCTCCTGGTACCAGCTATTCCTGCATCTTTCGTAAAACACTTCAAGTTACAATTTTTCGCCTTAGAAATATGCgattatttcatgaaaatcgtCAAAGACATGGTGAAATACAGAGCAGAAAATCAAGTCACTCGAGGCGATTTTCTCGACTTACTTATCGAGATGAAAAACAGCAAAGATTCGGAGAAAGTTAAAGATGAACAGACAGAGGCTGACTTGTCCAAATTCATGTCTCAAATAGGCAAGCAGATGGTTAAAAAAGACGTAG atttgacaATCGAACTAATGGCAGCTCAATGCTTCATATTTTTCGTGGGAGGATTCGAAGGAGGTGCCAGTACAATAATGTACATGTTGTTCGAATTGGCTCAACATCCCGAGATACAAGATAAAGTCAGACAAGAAATATTATCAACGCTTGAGAGTAACGAAGGTGAACTCACGTACGAGATGATGAAATCGATGACTTATTTAAACATGGTTATCGACG AAACCTTGAGAAGATACCCAGTCGGAGGAGCTTTGCTACTCCGCGAATGCAGAGAGAACTATAAGATCCCCGATTCAAATGCCATTATCAAAAAAGGAACTCGAGTGATAATTCCTGCCATAGGATTGCATTACGATGAAAAATACTACGAAAAACCAGACGAATTTTATCCGGAACATTTCAGCGAAGAGGCAAAATCGAAACGACATCACTTCGCTTACATGCCATTTGGAGAAGGTCCCAGAATTTGTATTG GTCAACGCTTTGCCAAGATGCAACTTATCGTAGGAGCAATTTATTTACTGAAGGATTTTGCATTTGAATTATCGCCCAAGACAAAGGTGCCATTGGAGTATTCATTTGGAGGATTGATGCTGGTGAAAGATGGAATTTGGTTGAGATGTCAACCTTTATGA
- the LOC135841782 gene encoding cytochrome P450 6k1-like — protein sequence MYGILSTLFLIIVTGLLYIYWFFKQSHKFFDQYGIPYSKPHWFFGHLKDVVLWKKTIWSIYKDLYDKHPSDRFVGVYTLHRPGVMVRDPELIKSIMVKDFSHFHDRGFPVNKEAEPFAESLINMTGDEWKNLRIKLTRTFSSGKMKMMFPLLKSCAEGIQPALKKSMKEGQDFDAKDLVARYATDVIGSCAFGIDIHSLQDPESEFRKVGRSIFTARWRTIARGIFPKLPSCIVKYFKLHLFPVKSCDYFSKLVTDVIKYREENNVTRGDFLDILIAMKNHNDLEKLKDQHDDGDLAKFMAQIGQKTMKSDVEMTVELMAAQSFLFFIGGFEGASTTLMLLLFEMAQNPEIQTKLRQEIISTLESNGGELTYDVMKKMPYLEMVMSEVWRRYPTGPFLMRECTENHKIPGTDAVIKKGVPVVIPTYGLQMDKKYFEKPDQFYPEHFTVEAKRERHPFVFTPF from the exons ATGTATGGTATACTAAGCACGTTATTTTTAATCATCGTAACCGGATTATTATACATTTATTGGTTTTTCAAACAATCGCATAAGTTTTTCGATCAATACGGCATCCCGTATTCGAAACCTCATTGGTTCTTTGGTCACCTGAAAGATGTGGttttatggaaaaaaacaatttggtCCATCTACAAGGACTTGTACGACAAACACCCGTCAGATAGATTCGTCGGAGTATACACTTTGCATAGACCAGGGGTCATGGTACGAGATCCTGAATTGATCAAATCGATTATGGTGaaagatttttctcattttcacgATCGTGGTTTCCCTGTGAATAAAGAAGCTGAACCGTTTGCTGAAAGCTTAATCAACATGACAG GAGACGAATGGAAAAACTTGCGAATTAAACTGACCCGTACATTTAGcagtggaaaaatgaaaatgatgtttccGTTATTGAAAAGTTGCGCTGAAGGTATCCAACCAGCGTTGAAAAAGTCCATGAAAGAGGGTCAGGATTTCGATGCGAAAGATCTCGTCGCAAGATACGCAACAGATGTGATAGGTAGTTGTGCTTTTGGAATAGACATTCACTCGTTACAAGATCCCGAATCAGAGTTTCGAAAAGTAGGCAGATCAATTTTCACAGCAAG GTGGCGAACAATTGCACGCGGAATATTTCCAAAACTGCCATCCTGTATAGTAAAATACTTCAAATTACATTTATTCCCAGTGAAATCATGCGATTACTTTTCAAAACTCGTCACAGATGTGATTAAATATCGAGAAGAGAATAACGTTACTCGAGGCGATTTCCTCGATATTCTTATAGCCATGAAAAATCACAATGATCTGGAAAAACTCAAAGAtcaacacgatgatggtgattTGGCCAAATTCATGgctcaaattggccaaaaaacgatgaaaagcGACGTTG aaatgaccGTCGAATTAATGGCTGCCCAAAGTTTCCTATTTTTCATCGGAGGTTTTGAAGGTGCGTCTACTACATTAATGTTATTGTTGTTTGAAATGGCTCAAAATCCTGAAATTCAAACCAAACTGCGCCAAGAGATAATATCCACACTCGAAAGTAACGGAGGCGAATTAACATACGATGTGATGAAGAAAATGCCCTACCTGGAAATGGTTATGTCAG AGGTTTGGAGAAGATACCCTACCGGTCCTTTTCTTATGCGCGAATGCACCGAGAACCACAAAATACCTGGCACAGATGCAGTCATCAAAAAAGGAGTTCCTGTAGTAATACCGACTTATGGCCTGcaaatggataaaaaatattttgaaaaaccagaCCAATTCTACCCCGAGCATTTCACCGTCGAAGCCAAACGTGAACGTCACCCGTTCGTATTTACACCTTTTTAG
- the LOC135841632 gene encoding probable cytochrome P450 6a13, protein MYIILSSLFLIIVTGLLYIYWFLKESHKFFDQYGIPYPKPHWFFGNVKDVVLWRKAIWFIYKDLYDQHASDRFVGVYTLHRPGVMVRDPELIKSILIKDFSHFRDRGFPLDKDAEPLAESLINMSGDEWKNLRIKLTSTFSSGKMKMMFPLLKRCAEGIQPALKKYMEEGQDFEAKDLAARYATDVIGSCAFGIDIDSLQNPESEFRTVGKTIFTLRWRAIVRGLFPKLPTSVIKYFKLHFFPVESCDYFLKLVRDMVKYREENNVTRGDFLDILIAMKNQKDLEKLKDQQDDADLAKFMAQIGQKTVKSDVEMTIELMAAQSFLFYIGGFEGASTTLMLLLFEMAQNPDIQTKLRQEIVSTLESNEGELTYDMMKKMPYLDMVLSEVWRRYPSGPILMRECTENYKIPGTDAVIKKGVPVVIPTMGLQMDKEYFEKPDEFYPEHFTEEAKRERHPFVYLPFGEGPRVCIAERFARMQVIVGAVYLLKDFFFELSPKTTVPLEFAPGGAVVVKGGVWVKCRTL, encoded by the exons ATGTATATTATATTAAGCTCGTTATTTTTAATCATCGTAACCGGATTATTATACATTTATTGGTTTTTAAAAGAATCACATAAGTTTTTCGATCAATATGGCATCCCGTATCCTAAACCTCATTGGTTCTTTGGTAACGTGAAAGATGTGGTTTTATGGAGAAAAGCAATATGGTTCATCTACAAGGACTTGTACGACCAACATGCGTCTGACAGATTCGTCGGAGTATATACTTTGCACAGACCAGGGGTCATGGTACGAGATCCTGAATTGATCAAGTCGATCTTGATCaaagatttttctcattttcgtgATCGTGGGTTCCCTCTGGATAAAGATGCTGAACCGCTGGCTGAAAGCCTAATCAACATGTCAG GAGACGAATGGAAAAACTTGCGAATAAAACTGACCAGTACATTTAGcagtggaaaaatgaaaatgatgtttccATTGTTGAAAAGATGCGCAGAAGGTATCCAACCAGCGTTGAAAAAGTACATGGAAGAGGGCCAGGATTTCGAAGCGAAAGATCTCGCAGCGAGATACGCAACAGATGTGATAGGTAGTTGTGCTTTTGGAATAGATATTGACTCCTTACAAAATCCCGAATCAGAATTCCGAACAGTaggaaaaacaattttcacattGAG GTGGCGAGCAATTGTACGCGGATTATTTCCAAAACTGCCAACCTCGGTGATAAAATActtcaaattacattttttcccgGTGGAATCGTGCGATTACTTTTTAAAACTCGTCAGAGACATGGTTAAATATCGGGAAGAGAATAACGTTACTCGAGGCGATTTCCTCGATATTCTTATagccatgaaaaatcaaaaagatcTGGAAAAACTCAAAGACCAGCAGGATGATGCTGATTTGGCCAAATTCATGGCTCAAATCGGCCAGAAAACAGTAAAAAGCGACGTTG aaatgaccaTCGAATTAATGGCTGCCCAAAGTTTCCTGTTTTACATCGGAGGTTTTGAAGGCGCGTCTACTACTTTAATGTTACTATTGTTTGAAATGGCTCAAAATCCCGATATTCAAACCAAACTGCGCCAAGAGATAGTATCCACCCTCGAAAGCAACGAGGGCGAATTAACATACGATATGATGAAGAAAATGCCCTATCTGGATATGGTCTTGTCAG AGGTCTGGAGAAGATACCCTTCCGGTCCCATTCTTATGCGCGAATGTACCGAGAACTACAAAATACCCGGAACAGATGCAGTTATCAAAAAAGGAGTTCCTGTAGTAATACCAACTATGGGACTGCAAATGGATAAAGAATATTTTGAGAAACCAGACGAATTCTACCCTGAGCATTTCACTGAGGAAGCGAAACGTGAGCGTCATCCGTTTGTATATTTGCCTTTTGGAGAAGGTCCTCGTGTTTGCATAG CCGAACGATTCGCGAGAATGCAAGTTATTGTAGGAGCAGTCTATTTACTGAAAGATTTCTTCTTCGAATTATCCCCTAAGACAACGGTACCATTGGAATTCGCACCCGGAGGAGCAGTAGTTGTAAAAGGAGGAGTTTGGGTAAAATGTCGAACTTTataa